The following is a genomic window from Chryseobacterium sp. StRB126.
TATTTACATTGAGTACAGGAGTTTCAATACCTTCAGTAACCTTATCATTATTAGCCTGAATTTTAACATCTGGCAAGAAGGCCTCTGTTCCATGGAAACTTAACTCTGCATTCGTCTCATCAGCGATTTGTTCTTCAACTTCAGAAACAGGAGCTTCTTCATCAGCAATCGCTTCAGCATCTTCTGTTAGAACATCAGCTATGCTTTCTTCAACAACTGCTTCCGGTAATAAGGGCTCTGCCTCCTCAAAATTCAGGTCTTTATCTTCTTTAGTTTCAGAAACAGGAACTTCTTCATCAGCACTGGCTTCATCATCTTCTATTGGAACTTCCACAGTATTTTCTTCTACGCCCGCTTCTGGTAATAAAGCCTCGGTTCCTTCAAAACTCAGATTTTCCTCTTCTTCAACTTTTTCCTCTACCACTTCTGAAGTAATCTGATCTTCATTAATAACAGTCTCCGGGGTAAAGTTTTCTCCAGTACTTTCTTCTATTTCTTCTTGAACCGACACCGCCGTTTCCGGTTCAGATTTCTGGGTTACAAGCGTTCCTGATTCTAATGTAGATTCAAAATCTATCGTTTCAGAATTTTTTTCATTCAGGAAGTTCTCTTCGCCTTCAAAAAGAATTCTATTACGTTCTCCATTTACATAGAGATGTTTAACTTCCTGTGCTGTTTGTAATATGCATATTTCTTTGTCTTCTGCCTCTTCTTTTTCAGGAGCAGGAGCCGTTTCTTCTCTTTTTATCGGGAAGCCTTTAACATTATAGTTGTATTTTACAGGCTTTTCAGCTGCTATTACAGATGGCTTATCTTCAGGTAATTCCTTTTTTATTTCCTGCTGAATTTTCCCATTTATCAGCTGATAAAGAATTTTTTTATCAGTGGTATAAGCTGCTGTTATCGAAAGTTCTTTCTGATAGTTTTCCTTTTCATACAAGTGTACTCCATACAGATGAAGTGCCCTGATATTTTGAATATAGGGAAATGCATGAATCTCTTCCTTCAAAAGGCCAAGGTCTTCTGACTGAATATTTTTCGGATTTTTTATTAATTCTAAAACTCTGGGATTCATCTTACCAATTCGCTACAATGTCGTTAAAAATCTTATTAATAATTCTTTCTGTCACAATCTTAACCTGAGAACTTTCGATCTCATTCTGTGATAAGCTACTGTTAAAAGCTGCTTCATCCGAATACGTTCTGTCAAAACTTGAGTCTGGATGTACTTTATTTTCATAATGTACTTTTACAGTAATTGTAAGTTTATTCTGAGCCTGCTGTACCACTCCCCCGGCAGGGTTTGTCTGCGTATTGGAGCTGATGGTAGTAGGCGTAATGGCATAATCTGAAATTTCTCCTTCTATCAGAATATCAGGATTTGTTTTTGTTCCTTTCAGAGTGGTTCTCTGTACAAACCTGTTCTGAATATCTGTTGAAAACTGTTGGGACAATGTTGGGTTTACAAGAGATGCATTGTTCGGGAACTCATTGATCTGAACTGTTTTTTCGTCTGTAAGAGATGATCCGGTAAAGCTATAGCATGAGTTTAATACTCCCAGCAAAACAAAGAGCACCATCATTCGCAATGGCTGTTTCGGACTGATATTTTTAATTTTAAAATTCATTTTTAGATCCAATTTCAGTGATTTCATCAAATTCAATTTGTTGAATAGCATCTTCGTAAGCAAAATAATTAGCAGTATATACAAATGGAATGGTAAGAAAAATTCCGATCCCACAAGCAAGAACACCGATCTGAGCTAAAAGGCCGATTACAAATGAGAAAAGAAGAATTGATATAAGATTTCCTTTGGTCATTACCTTTGAAATATTCCAGGCTGTTTTTAAATCTTTAATTCCTTTAAGACTGATTAAAGGGGTAATGTAGAACGCTTTTAACGCAAAATAATAGATCGCTATCATTACTACAAGTATATAGGGAAACATAAAAAACGCTGCCATCGGGTTAGGATCATCATTACCAGACAATGCTCCTGTTAATGCCAATACAATAATCAGCGGAATGTAAATGATTAAAACGGCTCCAAAAATAATGAGCTGCAAAATAAAATAAGGCATAAAGTCTTTAAAGTCGAAAATATCTCCGGGGCTAGCAACCTGGTTTTTATTCAATTTTTGAAGATATTTGTACATGTTGCCCATGGCCAGCATTCCACAAAAAGGGATGATTGACATGATAATGCACACTAAAAATGCAACAAAAATATTTCCAAAATCTTTTTTTAAGAATTCGAACCCACTGTTAATATATGGTCCGAATTTAAAATTAATCGGCTTAGGTTTTAAATTTACATTCATACTTATTGTGCTTTACTAATCTTCCAGATTATACTGTTTTATTTTTCTATATAAAGTTCTCTGTGAAATTCCAAGCTCGTCTGCAGCTCTGTTCCTTCTTCCTTTATGCTTTTCCAGTGCTTTGATAATCAAATCCTTTTCATTATTCTGAAGAGAGAGTGATTCCGGTCTGTTTTCTTCTACTTCAATATCCTCAATATCTTCGTAGCTGTCATCCGGGCTAGAAATAATGGTAGGCGTCTGTACTGCCGGCGCGTCATTATTCTCAAAATACAGTAAAGAGCCTGAGTTTATTTGCGGCTGAGTTTCAGGAGTATAAATTCTGTTAATCAGATTTTTCTCATGATTACTTAGATCTGCTGTTCCTCTGTTCTTTATCAATTCCGAAGTTAAGGATTTTAAATCATTAATATCGTTTCTCATATCGAAGAGGATCTTATACATGATTTCTCTTTCGCTTCCGAAATCATTTTGTTTTGGGCTATTCTGATTATTTACCACCATGGGAAGGTGGGTTTCCATCGGAATATATTCTGCAAGCTTTTCTGCAGTGATATTTCTGTTTCTTTCCACAACGGTCATCTGCTCAACAAGATTCCTTAATTGGCGGACGTTACCCGGGAAAGCGTAATTTTCTATATAATGAACGGCACTTTGCTCCAGTTCCAGTTCAGGCATTCTGTATTTTTCTGCAAAATCTATTGCAAATTTTCTGAACAGCAAATGGATATCTCCTTTTCTTTCTCTTAAAGGCGGCATATCAATCTGAACGGTATTCAAACGGTAAAACAGGTCTTCACGGAATCTTCCGTCATGGATGGCCTTCATCATGTTAACGTTAGTAGCTGCTACAATTCTTACATTGGTTTTTTGCACCTGTGAAGATCCTACTTTCATAAATTCGCCACTCTCCAGTACTCTTAAAAGACGAACCTGCGTCTGTAAAGGAAGTTCTCCTACCTCATCCAAGAAGATGGTTCCGCCGTCTGCTACCTCAAAATATCCTTTTCTGGTGGCAGTAGCTCCCGTAAAAGCCCCTTTTTCGTGCCCAAATAATTCTGAGTCTATTGTTCCTTCCGGAATAGCTCCACAATTGACAACAATATAGGGTTGATGCTTTCTTCTGGATTCCGAATGGATGATCTTCGGAATAAATTCTTTCCCTACTCCACTTTCTCCGATAACAAGGACGGAAATGTCTGTAGGGGCAACCTGTATCGATTTTTCCAGGGCCCTGTTGAGTGCCGGAAAGTTCCCGATAATTCCGAAGCGGTTTTTTATGTTTTGTAACTCGTTGCTCATAAGTAAATTTTTGATTATTGATTAAATGTTACTATTCTACAGTTCTTCCATCTGCTGTCTGTAGACTTTGTTAAAATGATGAGTATAGACATCTTTCATAGTCTTTCCTTCATCATACGTTTTTAAGGCTAACATTTTCAAATCCAAATAATCTTTGTTTCTAATTTTAGAAACTTTACTTTTAAAGTATATATTCTCAGCAAAATTGTATTCTTTGCTTTGTTTTTCAAAATTTTCAAGGGCTTTATCATATTTACCCAGCTCAAAATAAGTGACGCCAAGCTGGTAATGATCGAACATGCCTTTTACATATCCTCTTGTGGCCAGCAGCCGTTCAATAATTCCGGTTGCTTTTTCCTTCTGCCCTAAAGCACTGTAGGACATAGCTTTTACTACATCCAGATTATAATCTCCGTTCTGCGACCTTCCTAAGTCTTCCGGATAATATTTTTTAAGCTCTTCCAGATCCAGAATAGCTCCTTTATAGTCTCTTAAAAACTGAAACTTGCACCAACCTCTATACCCCAGATGTTTTTTGGGATCTAAAGCAACGGCTTTATCAATCAGAATTTTCCAGGTTGCAAAATCTCCGTTTTTGAGATAAGGGACTGCTTTCTCCATATAAGCACTGGAGAAATCCGGGCACAGCTCTATTGCTTTATCAAAGCCTTCCTGAGATGCCTTAAAGCCTTGTAAATCTGAAGCTGTGTTGTAAAGTTCACAGGCTTTTTTGCAGTCCTCACCCTCTATTGCGTTACAGTTAACCTGTGCAATAGTATTGGTGTACACTATAAGTAACAAAAAGCTAAGGTAATACCTCTGAAACTTTTCCATCTTCAATTTTATAGGTTAAATACTGATAGTAATCTACTTTTAAACCTTCTATCTCTTTCGGCATCCAGCCATTTAATGATTTTGTGAACTCCAACAGCTTATTTTCCAGTTCTTCATCCAAAACAACATCTTTCAAATCTGAATCCATATGCTTGAGTCTGAACAGGCCTGTTTTTCCTTCACAATTTACTAAAAATCTAACGGTAATATACCCGTTGACTTTCTTTTCTGAATATATATTTTCTTTTTTAAGTTTTTCTTTGACAGCAATTTTTTCTCCTTTATAATCGAACATCTTGGGTCCATGATAATATTGAAAACTGAAAGGTCTGTCTTTTCCTGCTCCACATTTCTTAAAGCCTGCTTCATCCAGCCTATCATCAAAAGCTATATCACCCACGGTATCCGGATATTTACTTGTTTTTTTTTCTGCCTGACATGAAAACAGAGCAAAAGAAAATAAGGTAAAAAGATAAACCGCTTTCAAAACTTATATTTATTCTGTGATTTTCCCTAAAAGTGTGCCTTGGGTGTTATCATATACAAAAACGTCCACAATGTCACCTATTTGCTGCCCTTCAAGCTTATCGAAGACACAAACTGCATTCTGAGAGTTTCTTCCTTTCCATTGGTTCTGATTCTTTTTGGAAGTTCCTTCGATCAAAATCTGATGAACTCTTCCTACATAAGACTCCATTCTCATTCTGGAAAGCTCTCCCTGAAGCGCAATCACCTCAGCAAGACGTCTCTGCTTTACATCAGCCGGAATGTTATCTTCCATTTTTTTATGAGCCGGAGTTCCCGGTCTTTCTGAGTAAGCGAACATATAACCGTAATCATATTCCACTTCTCTCATCAGGCTTAATGTATCCTGGTGATCTTCTTCTGTTTCATTACAGAATCCAACAATCATATCCTGAGAGAAGGCTACTTCAGGAACAATTTCCTTAGCTTTTCTGATCAGTTCAAGATATTCTTCACGGGTATGCTGTCTGTTCATTGCTTCAAGCATGTTGTTGCTTCCACTCTGAACAGGAAGGTGTACATATTTACAGATGTTATCGTGCTTTGCCATCATTTTGAATACATCTAGGCTCATATCCTGAGGATTTGATGTAGAGAATCTGATTCTCATTTCCGGAACTGCCTTAGCAACCAAATCTAATAACTGAGCAAAATTAACGGCTGTTGCTTTCTGCATTTCAGATGCTTTGGCAAAGTCTTTTTTAGGACCACCACCATACCACAGGTAAGAGTCTACGTTCTGTCCTAAAAGAGTAATTTCTTTATAACCGTTATTTGCAAGGTCTTTACATTCGTCGATAATGGAGTGTGGATCACGGCTTCTTTCTCTTCCTCTGGTAAATGGGACTACGCAGAATGTACACATGTTATCACAACCTCTCGTTATAGTAACAAAAGCTGTAACTCCGTTTCCGCCTAAACGAACCGGATTAATATCTGCATAGGTTTCTTCTTTGGAAAGAATTACATTGATGGCATCTCTACCATCGTCTGTTTCCTTTAATAGGTTTGGCAAATCTCTATAAGCATCTGGTCCCACGACAAGATCCACCAATTGCTCTTCTTCTAAGAATTTGGTTTTTAATCTTTCCGCCATACACCCCAAAACACCTACCGTCATGTTCGGTTTTTCTTTCTTAAGATTTTTGAACTGGGAAAGACGCATTCTAACCGTCTGCTCTGCTTTCTCTCGGATAGAACAGGTATTTAACAGAATCAAATCAGCTTCTTCAACTTTCATTGTTGTGTTATATCCTTGTTCATTAAGAATAGAAGCAACAATTTCGGAATCCGAGAAGTTCATCTGACAGCCATAGCTTTCTAAAAACAGTTTTTTAGAATTCTCGGGTCTTTCGGCAATAGCAAATGCTTCGCCCTGTTTTGTTTCGTCTATATATTTTTCCTGCACGATAATCAATTTAAGGTTCGGGGTTAAAACACAGGAATTCTTTCCGTGAATTTTAAACTACGAACAGATGAGTCTGCAAAGATACAAAATATTGTGACAGAATGGCAGGAGGATTATTATGATCTGTTAAACTCATGAAGAGCAATTATTTTCCTTTCTCAAAATTAGGTATTAATCTCCGTGGTCAAAATGGTCTGAAGTAAAGTTAATTTTGATAATCTTCTTAGAAATTACCGGCTGCCCATCCTTCATTGCAGGTTTCCATTTCTTCTTTACTTTTTTAATGGCAAACTTCATGTCATCAATAAACATCTCGCTATTCTTCACTTTGGGTAATACATCAAGATTTTCTACTTTACCACTCGTATTCACATCAAAAACAAAAACAAATTTTCCGTTTACTGCATATTTTTTCAAATCAATATAGGCATGGATCATCTGTAAAAATTCTTTGGTAAAAGCATCATCTCCTCCCGGAAATTCTGCATTTTGTGAAGTCATCACATCTTCTTTTGAAGCTGGTGATTGTTGTGAATATCCTATAAACCCAAAGAACAGGAACAGGATTACAATGTTTTTTTTCATGGTTATGATATAGTTATTAATCCAAAATATCTCTACAGTAATAGCTTTACATATCTATTGATAATGAAGAGAAATTCATTTTTACTTTCATTTCTGATTTTACCGGTTGTCCATTGCAAGTTGCAGGTTTCCAATTTCTTTTAATTCTTCTCACTACATATTGCATATCATCAAAGAAAGCTTCACTGTGTAAGACTTTTGGTGCCCCAACAGCATCTTTTACCTTTCCTGATTCATCGATTATTAAGGTAAATGTAAAATCTCCGCTCAATGTATAGAAATCTGCATTCAAATAGGTATACATATATTTATTAAGAATGTCTCTGTATGCTGAAGCTCCTCCTTCAAAAGCTGCAGGCTTAAAATCATTACACTTTACAGCAACTTGTAGAAAAGGTTCTTTAATATCTATTTTAAAAAGATTTTTATTATTTTCTACAATAAAGGAATCATCTCTGTCTTCAAGCTCCTGTGCAAAAGAAAAGTGGGCAAAACATAAGGCAAAAAATAAAAGTATCGTTCTCATAGCTTGATCTGTTCATTAAATTAATAAACAAAGGTAAATATTTAGCGGTCTTACCAAAAAGAAAAACTTCACACAATGTATGAAGTTTTATAAAAGAGGTTTCATATTTTGTTTACGAAAATTCTCAAAACCGCCTTTATAACAAGCCTTTAATGTGTTTATAATTACTTTTAACGGTTTCTAGCACCTCATCCATTTTTCCACCCAGCATTAACTGAGCCATAGATTTGGTCATTCCCAACACCTGATCCAGTTCAATTTTTGGAGGAAGAGCCAATGCATTAGGATTGGTAAAGATATTGAGAAGATAAGGTCCGTTATGCTCCAGGCATTCTTTAATGGCATTTTCTACTTCTTCAGGTTGATGTACATTTTTTCCGGGATACCCCATGGCCTGGGCCACTAATGCAAAATCCGGGTTAATCATATCTGTTTCATTATCTGGCATTCCTCCTACTTCCATTTCCAGTTTTACCATTCCCAGGGTTCTGTTATTGAATACAATCAGCTTTACAGGAAGCTTATATTGGAAAATGGTAGCCATGTCTCCTAACAACATGGATAAGCCACCATCCCCACACATGGCAATAATCTGCTTATCCGGATGTGATAAAGAAGCCCCAATAGCCATAGGCATAGCGTTGGCCATTGATCCGTGGTTAAAGGATCCCAGCATCTTTCGTTCTCCGGTTCCAGTAATAAATCTTGCTCCCCAAACGCAGCACATCCCGGTATCTACAGTAAATATGGCATCTTTTTTAGCTAACCTATCCAACGTATGGGCAACATACTCCGGCTGAATAGCATCTTCTTTTCCCGAGTCCTTCACATATTCCAGTTGATTTTCTTTTACTTTATCATAAAAGGCCAGCTGCTCATTGAGAAAGTCTACATCTGTTTTCTCATCCAGCAGAGGAAGCAAGGCCATAATGGTGTCTTTAATATCTCCTGTAAGACCTAATTCAAGTTTTGCTCTTCTTCCCAGCCTTTCCGGACTTTCATCAATCTGAACAATTTTATTTTTTACAGGCATAAATTTCTGATAAGGAAAATCGGTTCCCAGAAGGATGACAAGATCGGCTTCGTGCATTGCATGATAGGCAGAGGGAAAACCTAGTAAACCAGTAAGCCCGATCTCATTAGGATTATTAGGCTGAATGGCCATTTTTCCCCGGAATGAATAGCCAACAGGAGCTTTTAATAAATGAGATAACTTTATTACCTCAGCACTGGCTTCAGCAGCTCCTATCCCACAGTAAAGGGTTACTTTTTTACTTTCATTGATGAGTGTTGCCAGATTATTCAGTTCATTATCTGATGGTCTTATTACAGGATTGGTTCTAAAAATCTGGGTGGAAGTTGTTGCTTCCTGTGCATCAAGTTCTGAAACATCACCCGGAAGACCGATTACTGCTACTCCTTTTTTGGAAATAGCGTGCTGAATAGCTGTTTGAATGGTTCTCTGTACCTGCTCGGGACGTGTAATCATTTGATTATAATAACTGCAATCATCAAAGAGCTTTATGGTATTGGTCTCCTGAAAGTAATCCATTCCCATTTCGTCACTGGGAATCGTAGAAGCAATCACCAGCATTGGAACATGAGATTTGTGTGCTTCATATACTCCATTAATCAAATGAACGTGTCCCGGGCCACAGCTTCCTGCACATACGGCAAAGCCATCAAGCTCGGCTTCTGCGGCGGCGGCATAAGCTCCTACTTCTTCATGCCGTACATGTATCCATTGAATGCTGCTTTTCTTCACCGCAACATTTAGGTGATTGAGGCTGTCTCCTGTTACTGCATAAATTCTTTTCACATTGGCATTTTCGAGCATTTCAACAATTTGCTCTGCTATATTTTTAGCCATAATTTATAGATTTGGTAGTTATTTTTCTTTATAGTGCTTGGAATGCATCTATCCCAAGCCTATCAAATTTAGCTAATTAATAGCAGAACTGAAGGGGATTCAGTATTAAAAAACTCGTAAATCTTTCATAATGTTCCAGATTTTAACACAGAGTTCACAAGATCCTTTAAAAATACACGATTTAAAAGAGAGCACAAAGCTCTTTTCCTTGGCAAAGAGAAGTTTCTTTGTAACTCAAAAAGCATATCGATACAAAACATTACAATCTTTGTATTAAAAATAAAAACGGCCATCCCAAGGGACAGCCGCTCACATATTATTTTCTATTGACTAGATAACCACTTCAATCTGGTTTCTTAGTAAGTCTTCAAATTCATCTCTTTTACGGATCAGATGAGCTTTTCCATCAAGGAATAGAACCTCAGCGGGCTTTAATCTTGAATTGAAGTTTGAACTCATTTCAAAACCATAAGCTCCTGCATTGTGGAATGCAAGAATATCCCCCTCTCTTACTTCATGTAATTTTCTATCCCATGCAAAGGTATCTGTCTCGCAGATGTTTCCTACCACAGTATAAATTCTTTCTGCTCCTTTTGGATTGGATAGATTTTCAATAGCGTGGTAAGAATCGTAGAACATTGGACGAATCAGGTGGTTAAATCCTGAATTTACCCCAACAAAAACGGTAGCCGTAGTTTGTTTGATTACATTAGCTTTTACTAATAGATATCCGCTTTTTCCTACTAAGAATTTTCCCGGTTCGAACCATAGTTCGAATTTTCTACCCGTTGTTTTTGCAAACTCACCTAAAACTTTTTCTACTTTTCTTCCTAATGTTTTAACATCAGTTTCTTCTTCACTATCCTGATAAGGAATTTTGAAACCACTTCCCATATCCAGATATTTCAGGTTAGGAAAATGCTCAGAAAGTTCAAGCATGATATCCAGTGCCTGAAGAAAAACCTCAGGATCTTTAATCTCACTTCCTGTATGCATATGAAGCCCTTCAACATTAAGGTTGGTACTCTTCATCACTCTTTCAATATGACGAAGCTGATGAATAGAAATTCCAAACTTACTGTCGATGTGACCTGTTGAAATTTTATAGTTCCCTCCAGCAAAGATATGTGGGTTGATTCTAACAAAAATAGGATAAGAATTTCCGTATTTATTTCCGAATTGCTCAAGAATGGAAATGTTATCAATGTTAATATGAACTCCGAATGTCATTGCTTCCTCTATTTCAGCTAAGTCAACACAATTGGGCGTAAATAATATTTTTTCTTTTGGAAATCCTGCCTTTAATCCTAATTTGACTTCATTAATAGATACACAATCCAAAGATGCACCCAGCTTCTTGACATATTTAAGGATATTGATGTTTGTCAACGCCTTCGCTGCATAGAAGAACTTAGTATGTTTTAAAAAAGAAGATGTAAGTTTTTCGTATTGAACTTTGATGGATTCAGCATCGTAAACGTACACTGGTGTGCCAAACTCATTGGCGATCTTTAATAATTCTTGTGAATTCATAATTTCATTTTAACATAAAAAAAGGCAGATTCTTAGAAAAAGAGCCTGCCACATTGATTATTTTTTATGCAAGACAAGTCTTTCAAATATTCCAAACCTTAGA
Proteins encoded in this region:
- a CDS encoding tetratricopeptide repeat protein, with protein sequence MNPRVLELIKNPKNIQSEDLGLLKEEIHAFPYIQNIRALHLYGVHLYEKENYQKELSITAAYTTDKKILYQLINGKIQQEIKKELPEDKPSVIAAEKPVKYNYNVKGFPIKREETAPAPEKEEAEDKEICILQTAQEVKHLYVNGERNRILFEGEENFLNEKNSETIDFESTLESGTLVTQKSEPETAVSVQEEIEESTGENFTPETVINEDQITSEVVEEKVEEEENLSFEGTEALLPEAGVEENTVEVPIEDDEASADEEVPVSETKEDKDLNFEEAEPLLPEAVVEESIADVLTEDAEAIADEEAPVSEVEEQIADETNAELSFHGTEAFLPDVKIQANNDKVTEGIETPVLNVNKHEDEMRRLIEEVEKKMKETKSAQQEEQVEPEAVEDHEISFAETQSFHFWSTDQESSEETDEIKEEKVLAEVAVHIEPEVDVTKEEVVEEPVREVQAAWKPMSLESNVPDSLINKPAETVVPVVNIPEVLEVPSTETKAENIEVVEEPETLTELSVEDVSVEKEEEQPETPEAVPQKDGEVPVMNVSFFGTDISSLKVGESKETKEEPIKEEPMKEAVVESIPQSPINSNVPGFINTWQSWLKIGRTDEVEKEKEEVKEKAIEAFIENNPRISQLREESTYVVKEKNDDISHLMTETLANLYFEQKLYAKAIKAFGILIKKHPEKKEYFETRIKEIKDFRSKN
- a CDS encoding LptE family protein, translated to MNFKIKNISPKQPLRMMVLFVLLGVLNSCYSFTGSSLTDEKTVQINEFPNNASLVNPTLSQQFSTDIQNRFVQRTTLKGTKTNPDILIEGEISDYAITPTTISSNTQTNPAGGVVQQAQNKLTITVKVHYENKVHPDSSFDRTYSDEAAFNSSLSQNEIESSQVKIVTERIINKIFNDIVANW
- a CDS encoding sigma-54 interaction domain-containing protein produces the protein MSNELQNIKNRFGIIGNFPALNRALEKSIQVAPTDISVLVIGESGVGKEFIPKIIHSESRRKHQPYIVVNCGAIPEGTIDSELFGHEKGAFTGATATRKGYFEVADGGTIFLDEVGELPLQTQVRLLRVLESGEFMKVGSSQVQKTNVRIVAATNVNMMKAIHDGRFREDLFYRLNTVQIDMPPLRERKGDIHLLFRKFAIDFAEKYRMPELELEQSAVHYIENYAFPGNVRQLRNLVEQMTVVERNRNITAEKLAEYIPMETHLPMVVNNQNSPKQNDFGSEREIMYKILFDMRNDINDLKSLTSELIKNRGTADLSNHEKNLINRIYTPETQPQINSGSLLYFENNDAPAVQTPTIISSPDDSYEDIEDIEVEENRPESLSLQNNEKDLIIKALEKHKGRRNRAADELGISQRTLYRKIKQYNLED
- a CDS encoding tetratricopeptide repeat protein; protein product: MEKFQRYYLSFLLLIVYTNTIAQVNCNAIEGEDCKKACELYNTASDLQGFKASQEGFDKAIELCPDFSSAYMEKAVPYLKNGDFATWKILIDKAVALDPKKHLGYRGWCKFQFLRDYKGAILDLEELKKYYPEDLGRSQNGDYNLDVVKAMSYSALGQKEKATGIIERLLATRGYVKGMFDHYQLGVTYFELGKYDKALENFEKQSKEYNFAENIYFKSKVSKIRNKDYLDLKMLALKTYDEGKTMKDVYTHHFNKVYRQQMEEL
- the miaB gene encoding tRNA (N6-isopentenyl adenosine(37)-C2)-methylthiotransferase MiaB; protein product: MQEKYIDETKQGEAFAIAERPENSKKLFLESYGCQMNFSDSEIVASILNEQGYNTTMKVEEADLILLNTCSIREKAEQTVRMRLSQFKNLKKEKPNMTVGVLGCMAERLKTKFLEEEQLVDLVVGPDAYRDLPNLLKETDDGRDAINVILSKEETYADINPVRLGGNGVTAFVTITRGCDNMCTFCVVPFTRGRERSRDPHSIIDECKDLANNGYKEITLLGQNVDSYLWYGGGPKKDFAKASEMQKATAVNFAQLLDLVAKAVPEMRIRFSTSNPQDMSLDVFKMMAKHDNICKYVHLPVQSGSNNMLEAMNRQHTREEYLELIRKAKEIVPEVAFSQDMIVGFCNETEEDHQDTLSLMREVEYDYGYMFAYSERPGTPAHKKMEDNIPADVKQRRLAEVIALQGELSRMRMESYVGRVHQILIEGTSKKNQNQWKGRNSQNAVCVFDKLEGQQIGDIVDVFVYDNTQGTLLGKITE
- a CDS encoding energy transducer TonB, giving the protein MKKNIVILFLFFGFIGYSQQSPASKEDVMTSQNAEFPGGDDAFTKEFLQMIHAYIDLKKYAVNGKFVFVFDVNTSGKVENLDVLPKVKNSEMFIDDMKFAIKKVKKKWKPAMKDGQPVISKKIIKINFTSDHFDHGD
- a CDS encoding energy transducer TonB, with the translated sequence MRTILLFFALCFAHFSFAQELEDRDDSFIVENNKNLFKIDIKEPFLQVAVKCNDFKPAAFEGGASAYRDILNKYMYTYLNADFYTLSGDFTFTLIIDESGKVKDAVGAPKVLHSEAFFDDMQYVVRRIKRNWKPATCNGQPVKSEMKVKMNFSSLSIDM
- a CDS encoding thiamine pyrophosphate-dependent enzyme, yielding MAKNIAEQIVEMLENANVKRIYAVTGDSLNHLNVAVKKSSIQWIHVRHEEVGAYAAAAEAELDGFAVCAGSCGPGHVHLINGVYEAHKSHVPMLVIASTIPSDEMGMDYFQETNTIKLFDDCSYYNQMITRPEQVQRTIQTAIQHAISKKGVAVIGLPGDVSELDAQEATTSTQIFRTNPVIRPSDNELNNLATLINESKKVTLYCGIGAAEASAEVIKLSHLLKAPVGYSFRGKMAIQPNNPNEIGLTGLLGFPSAYHAMHEADLVILLGTDFPYQKFMPVKNKIVQIDESPERLGRRAKLELGLTGDIKDTIMALLPLLDEKTDVDFLNEQLAFYDKVKENQLEYVKDSGKEDAIQPEYVAHTLDRLAKKDAIFTVDTGMCCVWGARFITGTGERKMLGSFNHGSMANAMPMAIGASLSHPDKQIIAMCGDGGLSMLLGDMATIFQYKLPVKLIVFNNRTLGMVKLEMEVGGMPDNETDMINPDFALVAQAMGYPGKNVHQPEEVENAIKECLEHNGPYLLNIFTNPNALALPPKIELDQVLGMTKSMAQLMLGGKMDEVLETVKSNYKHIKGLL
- the lysA gene encoding diaminopimelate decarboxylase, with translation MNSQELLKIANEFGTPVYVYDAESIKVQYEKLTSSFLKHTKFFYAAKALTNINILKYVKKLGASLDCVSINEVKLGLKAGFPKEKILFTPNCVDLAEIEEAMTFGVHINIDNISILEQFGNKYGNSYPIFVRINPHIFAGGNYKISTGHIDSKFGISIHQLRHIERVMKSTNLNVEGLHMHTGSEIKDPEVFLQALDIMLELSEHFPNLKYLDMGSGFKIPYQDSEEETDVKTLGRKVEKVLGEFAKTTGRKFELWFEPGKFLVGKSGYLLVKANVIKQTTATVFVGVNSGFNHLIRPMFYDSYHAIENLSNPKGAERIYTVVGNICETDTFAWDRKLHEVREGDILAFHNAGAYGFEMSSNFNSRLKPAEVLFLDGKAHLIRKRDEFEDLLRNQIEVVI